From Pusillibacter faecalis, one genomic window encodes:
- a CDS encoding shikimate kinase: protein MAERIYGLLGRRLGHSWSVPIHTALGCGGYRLIELEPESLAPFLRREDIGALNVTIPYKRDVIPLCDVVDEAAASIGSVNTIVRRPDGRLYGYNTDIDGFLYMARRAGTRFAGKKAVILGSGGASLTAQAALRQEGAQEIAVISRSGPDNYETLSRHADADLVINTTPVGMYPGNGAAPADLTAFPRCSGVLDVIYNPRRTALLLQAQALGIPCSDGLPMLVAQAVKAEEHFFDRPIPLSEHERILSQLRRETTNLVLIGMPGCGKTAVGMALAELTGRKAIDIDAQVESRAGCSIPELFARGGEAAFRALEREATAEAGKLSGSIILTGGGVVKDARNDASLRQNGRVYHLVRDLSLLATNGRPLSQGADLAAMWREREPLYARCRDAVADNSGTIAETAAWIWRDFCEHSGD, encoded by the coding sequence ATGGCAGAGCGGATATATGGCCTCTTAGGCCGGAGGCTGGGCCACAGCTGGTCCGTTCCTATTCACACCGCTCTGGGCTGCGGCGGCTACCGGCTGATTGAGCTGGAACCGGAGTCGCTGGCCCCCTTCCTCCGCCGGGAGGACATCGGCGCCCTGAACGTCACCATCCCCTACAAGCGGGATGTGATTCCCCTTTGCGACGTGGTGGACGAGGCGGCAGCGTCCATCGGCAGCGTCAACACCATTGTCAGGCGGCCGGACGGCCGGCTGTACGGCTATAACACGGACATCGACGGCTTTTTGTACATGGCCAGGAGGGCCGGCACCCGCTTTGCCGGGAAAAAGGCTGTCATCCTAGGCAGCGGAGGCGCGTCTTTGACAGCGCAGGCCGCACTCCGGCAGGAGGGCGCCCAGGAGATCGCGGTGATCTCCCGCTCCGGTCCGGACAACTACGAAACTCTCAGCCGTCACGCTGACGCTGACCTTGTCATCAACACCACACCCGTCGGGATGTATCCCGGCAACGGCGCGGCCCCGGCAGACCTGACGGCCTTTCCCCGCTGCTCCGGCGTACTGGATGTCATCTATAACCCCCGCCGCACCGCTCTGCTGCTGCAGGCACAGGCGCTGGGGATTCCCTGTTCCGATGGGCTTCCCATGCTGGTGGCCCAAGCTGTCAAGGCGGAGGAGCACTTTTTTGACCGCCCCATCCCTCTAAGCGAACATGAGCGGATTTTGTCCCAGCTTCGCCGTGAGACAACCAATCTGGTTCTGATCGGGATGCCGGGCTGCGGCAAAACCGCGGTGGGCATGGCTCTGGCAGAGCTGACCGGCCGAAAGGCCATTGACATTGACGCCCAAGTGGAATCTCGCGCCGGCTGCTCCATTCCCGAACTCTTTGCCCGGGGCGGCGAGGCCGCATTCCGCGCCTTGGAGCGAGAGGCCACTGCTGAGGCCGGAAAGCTCTCCGGCAGCATCATCCTCACCGGCGGCGGTGTTGTGAAGGATGCCCGCAATGACGCCTCCTTGCGGCAAAACGGACGAGTCTATCATTTGGTGCGGGACCTGTCGCTGCTGGCAACGAACGGCCGCCCCCTGTCCCAGGGCGCGGATCTGGCCGCTATGTGGAGGGAACGAGAGCCTCTGTATGCCCGGTGCCGGGATGCAGTGGCAGACAACAGCGGCACCATCGCGGAGACCGCCGCTTGGATATGGAGGGATTTTTGTGAACATTCTGGTGATTAA
- a CDS encoding bifunctional chorismate mutase/prephenate dehydratase, whose protein sequence is MELSDIRAKIDTVDDQLLNLFLERMRLSEEVAAYKNEHHLPILNKQREREILAKVTEQAGDKERYAYHLFSTLFELARSRQAELINAPTQVAAQVRQSLAAGGEVFPQTGLVACQGVEGAYSQVACDRLLPRGKIVYVKSFEAVFSAVESGLCKFGVVPIENSSNGSVRAVYDLVQRKNFSIVRSTRLCIHHELLVQPGVKLTDITEIYSHEQAIGQCSKFLSELNGVRVIPCANTAVAAQMVAESGSRHAAAISSHACAALYGLECIHDAIQDSDNNYTRFICISKEPVIYPGANRISLVIAFENKPGALYEILSKLAALDINMTKLESCPVVGSDFDFVFFLELDASVQDPSVLAMLEEMERSCAKFQFLGNYAEV, encoded by the coding sequence ATGGAACTTTCTGACATTCGCGCGAAAATTGACACGGTGGACGACCAGCTTTTGAACCTGTTTTTAGAGCGGATGCGCCTTTCTGAAGAGGTCGCCGCTTATAAAAACGAGCATCACCTGCCCATTCTCAACAAGCAGCGGGAACGGGAGATTTTGGCCAAGGTCACGGAACAGGCCGGGGACAAGGAACGCTATGCCTACCACCTCTTCTCCACGCTTTTTGAATTGGCCCGATCCCGTCAGGCGGAGCTGATCAATGCCCCCACTCAGGTGGCCGCCCAGGTGCGACAGTCTCTCGCTGCCGGCGGAGAGGTCTTTCCCCAGACGGGCCTTGTTGCCTGCCAGGGCGTGGAGGGCGCCTATTCCCAGGTAGCCTGCGACCGCCTGCTGCCCCGGGGCAAAATTGTCTATGTCAAGAGCTTTGAGGCGGTGTTCTCCGCTGTGGAATCCGGTCTTTGCAAATTCGGCGTGGTGCCCATTGAAAACAGCTCCAACGGCTCCGTCCGCGCGGTCTACGATCTGGTACAGCGCAAGAACTTCTCCATCGTCCGCTCCACCCGCCTGTGTATCCATCACGAGCTGCTGGTACAGCCCGGCGTAAAGCTCACGGATATCACCGAGATCTATTCCCATGAGCAGGCCATTGGCCAGTGCAGCAAATTCCTGAGCGAGCTGAACGGGGTGCGGGTCATCCCCTGCGCCAATACCGCCGTCGCCGCCCAAATGGTGGCCGAGAGCGGCAGCCGCCACGCCGCCGCCATCTCCTCCCACGCCTGCGCCGCGCTGTACGGTCTGGAGTGCATCCATGACGCCATCCAGGACAGTGACAACAACTATACCCGCTTCATCTGCATCTCTAAGGAGCCGGTCATTTACCCCGGCGCCAACCGGATCTCCCTGGTCATCGCCTTTGAAAACAAGCCCGGCGCCCTGTACGAGATTCTCTCCAAGCTGGCGGCGCTGGACATCAACATGACCAAGCTGGAATCCTGTCCCGTGGTGGGCAGCGACTTTGATTTCGTTTTCTTCCTGGAGCTGGACGCCTCTGTCCAGGACCCCAGCGTTCTGGCCATGTTGGAGGAGATGGAGCGCAGCTGCGCCAAGTTTCAGTTCCTGGGCAACTACGCGGAAGTCTGA
- the aroC gene encoding chorismate synthase: MSSEFGKLLRISVFGQSHGRAIGVNIDGLPAGESIDLQELDAFLDRRKPGKSPLSTTRKESDAPIFLSGLEHGVTCGAPLCAIIENSDQHSSDYQELQDKPRPGHADYTAYIKWDGHADMRGGGHFSGRLTAPLCIAGGIAKQILSRHGVHVGAHLASVGDVEDLPFPLRPDRSLFDAVAAKPFPVLDDAAGERMQALILEARQHLDSVGGVIECAAVGVPAGLGAPMFEGLENRLAAALFGIPAVKGVEFGAGFAAARSRGSQNNDAFAVEDGEIVTCTNHAGGILGGISTGMPIILRTAIKPTPSISQPQQTVSLRAREDAELVVRGRHDPCIAHRAVPVVEAVTAAVLLDLLLEGHHGTF, translated from the coding sequence ATGTCCTCTGAATTCGGAAAACTGCTGCGCATTTCTGTCTTCGGTCAGTCCCACGGCAGGGCCATCGGCGTGAATATCGACGGCCTGCCCGCCGGGGAGTCCATCGACCTGCAGGAACTGGACGCCTTTTTGGACCGGCGGAAGCCGGGAAAGAGTCCTCTCTCCACCACCCGGAAGGAATCGGACGCGCCCATCTTTCTCTCAGGGCTTGAGCATGGCGTCACCTGCGGTGCGCCGCTGTGCGCCATCATCGAAAACAGCGACCAGCACTCCTCAGATTACCAAGAGCTTCAGGATAAGCCTCGGCCCGGCCATGCGGATTACACCGCCTACATCAAATGGGACGGCCACGCGGACATGCGCGGCGGTGGACATTTCTCCGGAAGGCTCACGGCGCCTCTTTGTATCGCAGGCGGCATTGCCAAACAGATTCTCTCAAGACACGGCGTCCATGTGGGGGCTCACCTGGCCTCCGTGGGAGATGTGGAGGACCTCCCCTTTCCCCTGCGCCCTGACCGGTCGCTCTTCGACGCCGTGGCCGCGAAGCCCTTTCCCGTTCTGGACGACGCTGCGGGAGAGCGGATGCAGGCACTCATTCTGGAGGCTCGCCAGCATCTGGACTCCGTGGGCGGCGTGATTGAGTGCGCCGCTGTGGGGGTGCCCGCCGGGCTGGGAGCGCCCATGTTTGAGGGGCTTGAAAACCGTCTGGCTGCGGCGCTTTTCGGCATTCCCGCCGTGAAGGGCGTGGAGTTCGGCGCCGGCTTTGCCGCCGCCAGATCCCGCGGTTCTCAAAATAACGACGCCTTTGCGGTGGAGGATGGCGAGATTGTCACCTGCACCAACCATGCCGGCGGCATTTTGGGCGGTATCTCCACCGGGATGCCCATCATCCTGCGGACAGCCATCAAACCCACGCCGTCCATTTCGCAGCCCCAGCAGACCGTAAGTCTCCGCGCCCGTGAGGACGCAGAGCTGGTTGTCCGGGGCCGCCACGACCCTTGTATTGCCCACCGGGCGGTTCCGGTGGTGGAGGCGGTGACAGCTGCCGTTCTCTTAGATTTACTATTGGAGGGACATCATGGAACTTTCTGA
- a CDS encoding 3-phosphoshikimate 1-carboxyvinyltransferase produces the protein MDIQITPAKLYGAVTPPPSKSMAHRLIIAAALADGVSTLENIVPSQDIEATLRCMTVLGARWEAPKPGTIRVHGIGRGHTFVDLPRFDCGESGSTLRFLIPIALAVAGGGVFTGHGRLMERPQGPYADLFREQGISWEQRDGVLTVQGRLSPGEYLLPGNVSSQFFTGLLFALPLLDAPSAVLSSTEIESREYITMTMEAMRQAGISVAEKPGLRGFEVLPAAYCPFAGAVEADWSQAAFWYAANFLGSPVEIQGLNPLSAQGDLAVASLYWRLARPGDREIDVSGCPDLLPPLAVMAAVRQGTVRFVHAARLRLKESDRLQTTAAMLQALGGTVEEGADSLTVQGQPQLLGGTVDGANDHRIVMAAAVAATACAGSVTVLGAEAVHKSYPDFFTVYQALGGAFHVL, from the coding sequence ATGGACATTCAGATTACGCCCGCAAAGCTCTACGGCGCGGTGACGCCGCCGCCCAGCAAATCAATGGCCCACCGGCTCATCATTGCCGCCGCGCTGGCGGATGGGGTCAGCACGCTGGAAAATATTGTTCCTTCTCAGGATATTGAGGCCACGCTGCGCTGCATGACGGTCCTGGGTGCCCGCTGGGAGGCTCCGAAGCCCGGAACCATCCGCGTGCATGGCATAGGGAGGGGCCATACGTTTGTCGATCTGCCCCGTTTTGACTGCGGGGAATCTGGCTCCACGCTCCGCTTTCTCATTCCCATCGCCCTGGCGGTGGCGGGGGGCGGTGTGTTCACCGGCCACGGCCGGCTGATGGAACGTCCCCAGGGGCCCTACGCGGACCTATTCCGGGAGCAGGGAATCTCTTGGGAACAGCGTGATGGCGTTCTCACCGTTCAGGGCCGGCTGTCGCCGGGGGAGTACCTGCTTCCGGGTAACGTGTCCAGTCAGTTTTTCACCGGACTGCTATTTGCCCTGCCGCTGCTGGACGCTCCTTCCGCTGTCCTAAGCTCCACGGAGATCGAGTCCCGGGAGTACATCACCATGACGATGGAGGCCATGCGCCAGGCGGGGATCTCGGTGGCGGAAAAACCCGGCCTGCGGGGCTTTGAAGTCCTTCCCGCCGCCTACTGCCCCTTCGCAGGGGCTGTGGAGGCGGACTGGTCTCAGGCAGCCTTTTGGTATGCCGCTAATTTTCTTGGCAGCCCTGTGGAGATTCAGGGACTCAACCCCCTTTCTGCCCAGGGAGACCTGGCTGTTGCCAGCCTCTATTGGCGGCTGGCCCGCCCGGGGGACCGGGAGATCGACGTCTCCGGCTGCCCGGACCTGCTGCCGCCGCTGGCAGTCATGGCGGCGGTCCGGCAGGGTACCGTCCGCTTTGTCCATGCCGCACGGCTGCGCCTAAAGGAGAGCGACCGTCTCCAGACCACCGCCGCTATGCTCCAGGCTCTAGGCGGCACTGTGGAGGAGGGCGCCGACAGCCTCACCGTGCAGGGGCAGCCACAGCTCCTCGGCGGCACTGTGGACGGTGCCAATGACCACCGCATCGTCATGGCGGCGGCGGTTGCCGCCACAGCCTGTGCCGGCTCTGTCACCGTCCTGGGCGCGGAGGCCGTCCATAAATCCTATCCTGATTTCTTTACCGTCTATCAAGCTCTGGGAGGTGCGTTTCATGTCCTCTGA
- the aroB gene encoding 3-dehydroquinate synthase encodes MSESIQTIPVGTSPAYAVSIGPGLLSQCGQRLWEVLGRCRIAVITDDTVAPLYLDAVSESLRSAGVSVSSYIFPAGECSKTLATLSDILEFLAGEHLTRTDCVAALGGGVVGDMAGFAAGVYLRGIRCVQLPTTLLSAVDSSVGGKTAIDLRAGKNLAGVFLQPAAVLCDTDCLRTLPPAIFADGAAEAIKTGILCDESLFSLFEDGTLTAAPAEVIARCVGYKAGVVERDEKEQGERRLLNLGHTVGHAIEKCSGYRLSHGHAVAAGLSIIARSAEALGWTEEPIAARIAACLAKNGLPTGTEYPPEALAEAALADKKRSGDSITVVIPRRIGACELKKLPVRELQALIAAGWGG; translated from the coding sequence ATGTCCGAATCCATCCAAACAATTCCCGTTGGCACCTCGCCTGCCTACGCCGTGTCCATTGGTCCCGGTCTGCTGTCTCAGTGCGGGCAGCGGCTGTGGGAGGTGCTGGGCCGGTGCCGCATCGCTGTGATCACCGACGACACCGTGGCTCCGCTTTATTTGGACGCGGTTTCCGAGAGCCTCCGGAGCGCGGGGGTTTCGGTCAGCAGCTATATCTTCCCCGCAGGGGAGTGCAGCAAAACTCTCGCCACCCTTTCCGACATTCTGGAGTTTCTCGCGGGAGAACACCTCACCCGCACCGACTGCGTGGCGGCCCTGGGAGGCGGCGTGGTGGGCGACATGGCAGGCTTTGCCGCAGGAGTCTACCTCCGGGGCATCCGCTGTGTCCAGCTTCCCACCACCCTGCTCTCGGCCGTGGATTCCTCGGTGGGCGGAAAAACCGCCATCGATCTCCGAGCCGGAAAGAACCTGGCCGGCGTCTTTCTCCAGCCCGCCGCAGTCCTCTGTGACACTGACTGCCTGCGCACTCTCCCACCCGCCATCTTTGCCGATGGCGCCGCGGAGGCCATCAAGACCGGCATCCTCTGTGATGAAAGCCTGTTCTCCCTCTTTGAGGACGGCACTCTGACCGCCGCTCCAGCGGAGGTCATCGCCCGGTGTGTTGGGTATAAAGCTGGGGTTGTGGAACGCGACGAGAAGGAGCAGGGTGAGCGTCGCCTTTTGAATCTGGGTCACACGGTGGGACACGCCATTGAGAAGTGCAGCGGCTACCGCCTCTCCCACGGCCACGCGGTGGCGGCAGGACTCTCCATCATCGCCCGCTCTGCTGAGGCTTTGGGCTGGACGGAAGAACCCATCGCCGCCCGAATCGCTGCCTGCCTTGCCAAAAACGGCCTGCCCACCGGCACGGAATACCCGCCGGAAGCCCTGGCAGAGGCGGCTCTGGCCGACAAAAAGCGCTCAGGGGATTCCATCACCGTGGTGATTCCCCGGCGCATCGGGGCCTGTGAGTTGAAAAAGCTCCCGGTCCGTGAGCTGCAGGCACTGATTGCTGCCGGATGGGGGGGCTGA
- a CDS encoding prephenate dehydrogenase — MRIAVVGLGLIGGSMAKSIKARTAHTVYGADLDRETLTMARMCGAMDAPLTEENLPQCDLVLVAICPGAAIQWVTDHADKIAKSAILVDLCGVKRVVVEALAPIAAAHGFAYIGGHPMAGKERGGFTAATDDLYEGASMILTPDKRTDMQLLETLKDFFLDLGFAGLTFSDPAEHDRIIAFTSQLAHITSSAYVKSPEAQKRRGFSAGSFRDMTRVARLDENMWTELFLDNTDYLTAELDTLIHHLTEFSQALRARDPEQLRALLRQGREMKATAGGN; from the coding sequence ATGAGGATTGCAGTTGTCGGCCTGGGCCTTATCGGCGGGTCCATGGCCAAAAGCATTAAGGCCCGCACCGCTCACACCGTGTACGGCGCAGACCTGGACCGGGAGACCTTGACCATGGCCAGGATGTGCGGGGCCATGGATGCGCCTTTGACAGAGGAGAACCTACCCCAGTGCGACCTGGTGCTGGTGGCTATCTGCCCTGGCGCCGCCATCCAATGGGTGACGGATCACGCGGACAAGATCGCCAAGTCCGCCATCCTGGTGGACCTTTGCGGTGTGAAGCGGGTGGTGGTGGAGGCCCTGGCCCCCATCGCCGCAGCCCACGGCTTTGCCTATATCGGCGGCCACCCCATGGCCGGAAAGGAGCGGGGCGGCTTCACCGCCGCCACCGATGATCTCTATGAGGGGGCCTCCATGATCCTGACGCCGGACAAGCGGACGGACATGCAGCTCCTGGAAACCCTGAAGGACTTCTTCCTGGACTTAGGGTTCGCCGGACTTACCTTCTCGGACCCTGCGGAGCATGATCGAATTATCGCCTTTACCTCCCAGCTGGCACACATCACCTCCAGCGCCTACGTGAAATCCCCAGAGGCGCAAAAGCGTCGGGGCTTCTCCGCCGGCAGCTTCCGGGACATGACCCGGGTGGCCCGTCTGGATGAGAACATGTGGACAGAGCTGTTCCTGGACAACACTGACTACCTCACGGCGGAGCTGGACACCCTGATCCACCATCTGACGGAATTCTCTCAAGCCCTGCGGGCCAGGGACCCAGAGCAACTCCGGGCCCTGCTGCGCCAGGGCCGTGAGATGAAGGCCACCGCCGGCGGCAACTAA
- the aroF gene encoding 3-deoxy-7-phosphoheptulonate synthase, producing the protein MIVILKHNPNRDQLESLISWLQDKGITIHTSIGEANTILGLVGDTSKLDIDLISALDIVEDVKRVQEPYKNANRKFHPEDTVVKVGNTQIGGGSLTIMAGPCSVESEEQVVAIAKAVKASGATMLRGGAFKPRTSPYSFQGLGATGLEYLKIARQETGLPIVTELMDLSQLPLFKDVDVIQIGARNMQNFDLLKAVGHQDKPVMIKRGMSATYEEWLMSAEYVMAGGNENVILCERGIRTFESYTRNTLDLACIPVMRRLTHLPIIIDPSHATGKSWLVEPLSMGAVATGADGLQIEVHNDPAHALCDGPQSLKPEDFDPLAKKLLKLHAELQSLGE; encoded by the coding sequence ATGATTGTCATTTTGAAGCACAACCCCAACCGCGACCAATTGGAGAGCCTGATTTCCTGGCTTCAGGACAAGGGAATCACCATTCACACCAGCATCGGTGAGGCCAACACCATCTTGGGGTTGGTGGGCGATACCTCCAAGCTGGATATCGACTTGATCTCCGCCCTGGATATCGTGGAGGACGTCAAGCGGGTGCAGGAACCCTATAAGAATGCCAACCGGAAGTTCCACCCGGAGGACACTGTGGTGAAGGTGGGGAACACCCAGATCGGCGGCGGCAGTCTCACCATCATGGCCGGCCCCTGCTCTGTGGAGAGCGAGGAGCAGGTGGTGGCCATCGCCAAGGCTGTCAAGGCCAGCGGCGCCACCATGCTGCGGGGCGGTGCCTTCAAGCCCCGAACCTCCCCCTACTCCTTCCAGGGCCTGGGAGCCACCGGTCTTGAGTACCTGAAAATCGCCCGGCAGGAGACGGGCCTTCCCATCGTGACAGAGCTGATGGACCTGAGCCAGCTGCCCCTTTTCAAGGATGTGGACGTCATTCAGATCGGCGCCCGGAACATGCAGAATTTCGACCTTTTGAAGGCCGTGGGGCACCAGGACAAGCCTGTGATGATCAAGCGCGGCATGTCTGCCACCTATGAGGAGTGGCTGATGAGCGCCGAGTACGTCATGGCCGGTGGCAACGAAAACGTGATCCTCTGCGAACGGGGCATCCGTACCTTTGAGAGCTACACCCGCAACACGCTGGACCTTGCCTGCATCCCCGTGATGCGCCGGCTGACTCACCTGCCCATCATCATCGACCCCAGCCACGCCACCGGCAAAAGCTGGCTGGTGGAGCCGCTTTCCATGGGCGCGGTGGCCACCGGAGCCGATGGCCTCCAGATTGAGGTCCACAACGATCCTGCCCATGCCCTGTGCGATGGGCCCCAGTCCCTTAAGCCGGAGGACTTTGATCCCCTGGCCAAAAAACTCCTGAAGCTCCACGCCGAGCTTCAGTCCCTGGGAGAGTAA
- a CDS encoding zinc dependent phospholipase C family protein → MQKRSHRLLASALLRSQQGFHAKRFELAFLFGSFQPDCNPLTYLKGSWRGQKLRGHNFSNSQLYIYTRIHRLQRRTHWTMWQYYTLGKLTHYLADAFTYPHNDHFSDSLMDHHRYESDLRLYLEGYLAQQQLRMETARRDLTEAIAELHRQYLSMENSGFGLDVRYILKATNLLVAGCLPAAAS, encoded by the coding sequence ATGCAAAAACGCAGCCACAGGCTGCTGGCTTCCGCGTTGCTGCGCAGCCAGCAGGGATTTCACGCCAAACGCTTTGAATTAGCCTTTCTCTTCGGTTCCTTTCAGCCAGACTGCAATCCCCTGACCTATCTAAAGGGCTCCTGGCGGGGCCAAAAGCTTCGGGGGCACAATTTTTCCAACTCTCAGCTCTATATTTATACCCGAATTCATCGCCTCCAGCGGCGGACTCATTGGACGATGTGGCAGTACTATACCCTGGGCAAGCTGACCCACTATCTGGCAGATGCCTTTACTTACCCCCACAACGACCATTTTTCCGACAGCCTGATGGACCACCACCGCTATGAGTCCGACCTGCGGCTTTATCTGGAGGGGTACTTGGCCCAGCAGCAGCTTCGCATGGAGACGGCCCGCCGGGACCTGACAGAGGCCATTGCAGAGCTCCACCGTCAGTATCTCTCTATGGAGAACTCCGGGTTTGGTCTGGACGTCCGTTATATCCTGAAGGCTACCAATTTGCTGGTGGCTGGATGCCTCCCTGCGGCTGCATCCTGA